The following proteins come from a genomic window of Drosophila sulfurigaster albostrigata strain 15112-1811.04 chromosome X, ASM2355843v2, whole genome shotgun sequence:
- the LOC133848012 gene encoding uncharacterized protein LOC133848012, translated as MSGKDDRSKDNRRNMKQHKYYHKQQQQQQRGGNNTSSSSPQTNAVRSLVDVADSSDEPRFARKNWSSGTRSLAPQQSREMPPPDGEDDDDMEQAGGAPLDENARAQLRAGDYKQMAQFPSMGGGHFSFGAEKEWNNIAEGQTQLHTKAASSYFTLNLGLLNAGLLTIPFYKRMDYSSSMFTRQQIVTQTEAAERAERTYQDRVLRELNGNDNQRTASAKSRVPSAAKSVVKEPTPVAVEPPDELDELLAMTNTQLAVTTPTTVPATPLPQATNPTAAASASKNDVEQWLDSVLDE; from the exons ATGAGTGGCAAGGACGATCGATCGAAGGA CAATCGCCGCAATATGAAGCAGCATAAATACTaccacaagcagcaacaacagcaacagcgtgGTGGCAACAACACCTCATCGAGTTCGCCTCAAACGAACGCTGTGCGCAGCCTGGTGGATGTGGCCGACTCCAGTGATGAGCCACGGTTTGCCCGCAAGAACTGGTCGAGTGGCACTCGCTCTTTAGCCCCGCAACAGAGTCGCGAGATGCCGCCACCCGATGGCGAAGATGACGACGATATGGAGCAAGCTGGCGGTGCTCCACTGGATGAGAATGCACGCGCTCAGCTGCGTGCTGGCGACTACAAGCAGATGGCCCAGTTTCCCAGCATGGGTGGCGGTCATTTTAGCTTCGGTGCCGAAAAGGAATGGAACAACATTGCCGAGGGACAAACACAGCTGCACACAAAGGCCGCAAGCAGCTATTTCACACTGAATCTGGGACTACTCAATGCGGGACTGCTGACTATACCGTTCTACAAGCGCATGGACTACTCAAGCAGCATGTTTACACGCCAGCAAATTGTCACCCAAACCGAGGCAGCCGAGCGCGCTGAGCGCACGTATCAGGATCGCGTGCTGCGCGAGCTAAATGGCAATGACAATCAACGCACTGCGAGCGCCAAGTCGCGGGTTCCTTCCGCCGCCAAGTCGGTGGTCAAAGAGCCAACGCCAGTGGCTGTGGAGCCGCCAGATGAACTGGATGAGTTGCTGGCCATGACAAACACTCAACTGGCGGtgacaacgccaacaacagtTCCTGCCACGCCGTTGCCCCAAGCAACGAATCCGACTGCGGCTGCAAGTGCCAGCAAAAACGATGTGGAGCAGTGGCTGGACAGCGTGCTGGACGAGTAA
- the LOC133849054 gene encoding uncharacterized protein LOC133849054, with protein MASNKKLSKKREQEMEPTVAIRPQGFAIEQLRQILDHSSLKDKTLFVHITDNVLELIDGIIQLMSREEIEFGAEPLAALHVTGMMVYMMHHDDLASTQVQRTMFMQRCFDYMACTEETHVHELCGQILCMLDINDSDIMLNLIICCRSASPLNTMAQIVCNCLLWAMLDKLTDLGFDSYRLRAYPEMMMAIAMVNPLDYLQNYLHSLNLIVRVIAALLMAGPYGSIEKLRNEVGLPLDMLVLPSDDAAVLFRWLNTIVKELRSELQVRDTRVQERMVVLETTCELMKLVHANLTEFYQQLYSCTDFDNDDGFVSDQPCDEHGEDFECLL; from the exons AtggcaagcaacaaaaaattaagtaaGAAACGTGAGCAGGAAATGGAGCC CACAGTTGCCATTCGCCCGCAAGGCTTTGCCATTGAGCAATTGCGTCAAATACTTGACCACTCGAGTCTGAAGGACAAAACGCTCTTTGTGCACATCACGGACAATGTGCTCGAGCTAATCGATGGCATTATTCAGCTGATGTCACGCGAGGAGATCGAATTCGGAGCCGAACCGTTGGCAGCGTTGCACGTGACCGGCATGATGGTGTACATGATGCATCACGATGATTTGGCCAGCACCCAAGTGCAACGCACGATGTTCATGCAGCGTTGCTTCGATTACATGGCTTGCACCGAGGAGACGCAT GTGCATGAGTTGTGTGGGCAAATCCTTTGCATGCTGGACATCAATGACTCGGACATTATGCTGAATCTGATCATTTGCTGTCGCAGTGCCAGCCCCTTGAATACGATGGCTCAAATTGTCTGCAATTGCCTGCTGTGGGCCATGCTCGATAAACTCACGGATTTGGGTTTCGATTCATATCGTTTGCGTGCTTATCCCGAAATGATGATGGCCATTGCCATGGTGAATCCTTTGGACTATCTGCAAAACTATTTGCACTCACTCAATCTGATTGTGCGAGTCATTGCCGCACTTTTGATGGCTGGGCCGTATGGCTCCATTGAGAAGCTGCGCAATGAAGTGGGGCTGCCACTCGATATGCTGGTGCTGCCGTCCGATGATGCTGCCGTACTCTTTCGCTGGCTCAACACCATTGTGAAGGAGCTGCGCAGCGAGCTCCAAGTGCGCGATACTCGTGTCCAGGAGCGCATGGTTGTGCTGGAGACAACGTGTGAGCTCATGAAATTGGTGCACGCCAATCTCACCGAGTTTTATCAACAACTCTACAGCTGCACGGACTTTGACAATGACGATGGCTTCGTTTCGGATCAACCGTGTGATGAGCATGGCGAAGATTTCGAGTGTTTGTTGTAA